One part of the Verrucomicrobiota bacterium genome encodes these proteins:
- the nusA gene encoding transcription termination/antitermination protein NusA, with the protein MNADFLTVLEYWEREKGISREILVAAVEDALLSAAKKAVGPARELRCVIDPKSGDIKAFAKLIVSDKILSKHDQISVFDARRIKADAQLGDEIEVEVTPAGFGRIAAQYAKQSLMQHVRRAEKQLILSEFKDRVGDIISGIVRRFDRSDVTVDLGKYEALLPNRERVPTEEYQIGERIRCYVKAVEDGPHGPEIILSRADPQFVIKLFQLEVSEINDGTIEIKGIAREPGFRTKLAVHSRDGKVDPVGACVGLRGQRVKNIVRELNNEKVDIIKWEPNVKAYITNALAPAQLKSFEVDEANRRVRIIVSEDQLSLAIGKRGQNARLSSKLTGWQVDIVPEVVVTMGFAEKVANAVELLAAIPGISKEQADTLVHHGLTSLEDLLQAEVGDLAEIPGIGEQATAIRDAASAEVARRTLKVGEPSVT; encoded by the coding sequence ATGAACGCTGATTTTTTAACAGTACTCGAATATTGGGAGCGGGAAAAGGGCATCAGCCGCGAGATCCTTGTCGCCGCGGTGGAAGACGCCCTGCTCTCCGCCGCCAAAAAGGCGGTCGGCCCGGCGCGTGAACTGCGCTGCGTCATTGATCCCAAATCCGGAGACATCAAAGCGTTCGCCAAGTTGATTGTCTCGGACAAGATTCTTTCCAAGCACGATCAGATTTCCGTGTTCGACGCGCGCCGGATCAAAGCGGACGCGCAACTGGGTGATGAAATTGAAGTGGAAGTCACCCCGGCCGGTTTCGGACGGATTGCGGCTCAGTACGCCAAACAATCCCTCATGCAACATGTGCGCCGCGCCGAAAAGCAGCTCATCCTCTCTGAATTCAAGGACCGCGTGGGAGATATCATCAGTGGAATCGTCCGGCGATTTGATCGCTCAGATGTCACCGTTGATCTGGGCAAGTACGAAGCGCTTTTGCCCAACCGCGAACGTGTGCCGACCGAGGAATACCAGATCGGCGAGCGGATTCGTTGCTACGTCAAGGCGGTCGAAGACGGCCCGCACGGACCGGAGATCATTCTCTCCCGTGCTGACCCGCAATTTGTCATCAAGCTGTTTCAACTGGAAGTATCCGAAATCAACGACGGCACGATTGAGATCAAAGGCATAGCCCGCGAACCGGGTTTCCGCACCAAACTGGCGGTTCATTCGCGCGACGGCAAGGTTGACCCCGTTGGCGCGTGCGTTGGACTGCGCGGTCAACGGGTCAAAAACATCGTCCGCGAATTGAACAACGAAAAAGTGGACATCATCAAATGGGAACCCAACGTCAAAGCGTACATCACCAACGCGCTGGCACCGGCCCAATTGAAATCCTTCGAAGTGGACGAAGCAAATCGCCGAGTTAGAATCATCGTCAGCGAAGATCAACTCTCGCTGGCGATTGGCAAGCGCGGTCAAAATGCCCGGCTGTCCTCCAAATTGACTGGTTGGCAGGTGGATATTGTGCCGGAAGTCGTCGTCACGATGGGTTTTGCCGAAAAGGTTGCCAACGCCGTGGAATTATTGGCGGCCATCCCCGGAATTTCCAAAGAACAAGCCGATACGCTGGTGCATCATGGTTTGACGAGTCTGGAAGATTTATTGCAAGCTGAGGTCGGCGACTTGGCGGAGATCCCTGGCATTGGCGAACAGGCGACCGCCATCAGGGATGCCGCCAGCGCGGAAGTTGCGCGGCGCACCTTAAAAGTCGGCGAACCGTCGGTTACTTAG
- a CDS encoding heme-dependent peroxidase produces the protein MALPVVKLNQGIHAMHLFYRIDRVRWSQLPTGESARVRGRLEQLCAANAAVSNPRLTSYATVGGKADLGFMLLAAELGQLAQMHRDLEACFPPGAIERGFTYLSVTELSEYATTEEDNRQMLTEQEKLAPESEAFSKRLAELNKRRVEYEHYRLYPEMPDWEVMGFYPMSKRRAAADNWYLLDFATRKRLMGGHARVGRKYAGRVSQLITGSTGLDDWEWGVTLMAHQVDALKEIVYEMRFDEVTARYGDFGPFYVNLRLSPAQLWEHLHL, from the coding sequence ATGGCACTCCCGGTCGTTAAACTGAATCAGGGCATTCATGCGATGCACCTGTTTTACCGGATTGATCGCGTGCGCTGGTCGCAATTGCCGACGGGCGAATCCGCCAGGGTTCGTGGCCGATTGGAGCAGCTCTGCGCCGCCAATGCTGCGGTTTCAAATCCGCGCCTGACCAGTTATGCGACCGTTGGCGGAAAAGCAGACCTGGGCTTCATGTTGTTGGCGGCGGAATTGGGGCAGCTCGCCCAGATGCATCGTGATTTGGAAGCCTGTTTCCCGCCGGGCGCGATTGAACGAGGGTTCACCTATTTGAGCGTTACCGAGCTTTCCGAATACGCGACCACCGAGGAGGACAATCGCCAGATGCTCACCGAGCAGGAAAAACTTGCGCCCGAAAGCGAAGCCTTCAGCAAACGTCTGGCCGAGTTGAACAAACGGCGCGTGGAGTACGAACATTACCGGCTATATCCCGAAATGCCGGATTGGGAGGTCATGGGGTTTTATCCAATGAGCAAACGCCGCGCTGCCGCGGATAATTGGTACCTGCTCGATTTTGCCACGCGCAAGCGGCTGATGGGCGGTCACGCGCGCGTGGGACGCAAATACGCCGGCCGGGTTTCCCAACTCATCACCGGCTCAACCGGTCTCGATGATTGGGAATGGGGCGTGACGTTGATGGCCCACCAGGTTGATGCCTTGAAGGAGATCGTCTATGAAATGCGTTTTGATGAAGTGACCGCCCGCTATGGCGACTTCGGCCCGTTTTACGTCAACTTGCGTCTGTCTCCCGCGCAGTTGTGGGAGCACCTGCATCTCTAG
- a CDS encoding cold-shock protein has product MASGKVKWFDNKKGFGFIAQDSGQDVFVHHSSIQGTGFKTLNEGEAVTFDIVQSEKGPKAQNVQHVQPA; this is encoded by the coding sequence ATGGCCAGCGGCAAAGTCAAATGGTTCGATAACAAAAAGGGGTTTGGTTTCATCGCCCAGGACTCCGGGCAGGATGTATTCGTGCATCACTCCTCGATTCAGGGCACCGGCTTCAAAACTTTGAATGAAGGGGAAGCGGTAACATTCGACATTGTTCAAAGCGAGAAAGGCCCCAAGGCCCAGAACGTCCAGCACGTCCAACCTGCCTAG
- the hemW gene encoding radical SAM family heme chaperone HemW → MRSDPATQPITSLYVHVPFCARKCEYCAFYSEASNGEIIDRYVRALIRELELVAAELKPRTVFFGGGTPSLLNLRQWEKILKTMERLDLLGAAEWTVECNPATVSLDKARLLRDYGVNRISMGVQSLDETLLERLGRIHTRDMVFKSFDTLRAAGFDNLNIDLMFAVPGQTMSIWRDTLTEVMALGSEHLSCYEVIYEEDTPLYAQLQAGQFDVDEDLACGMYDELIERGAQAGFVQYEIANFARDTRGENGVLARWSNEDPAIVPSITPSLHHSIPTRACRHNINYWRGGSFYGLGPSATSYVRGVRTKNWSNTQRYCQQLERGARAIESREELSPLSRAGEIAAFGLRMNAGWPFAQFQQIAGNDLRREWSDEMNQLVGQGWGRIDHHGFRLTRAGLRFADSAAELFLR, encoded by the coding sequence ATGAGGTCTGATCCAGCCACCCAACCCATCACCAGCCTGTACGTGCATGTGCCGTTTTGCGCGCGTAAATGCGAGTACTGCGCCTTCTATTCCGAGGCCTCCAATGGCGAAATCATCGATCGCTATGTGAGAGCACTCATCCGCGAACTGGAGCTGGTGGCCGCCGAGCTCAAGCCGCGCACCGTGTTCTTCGGCGGCGGCACACCTTCGCTCTTGAACTTGCGGCAATGGGAAAAAATCCTGAAAACAATGGAACGCCTCGACCTCCTTGGAGCGGCGGAGTGGACGGTGGAATGCAACCCTGCGACGGTTTCGCTCGACAAAGCCCGGTTGCTGCGCGACTACGGCGTCAATCGCATCTCGATGGGCGTGCAATCCCTTGACGAAACTTTGCTCGAACGCCTGGGGCGTATCCACACGCGTGACATGGTGTTCAAATCCTTCGACACTTTGCGCGCCGCCGGCTTCGATAACCTCAACATCGATCTGATGTTTGCGGTTCCCGGCCAGACGATGTCGATCTGGCGCGATACGTTGACCGAAGTGATGGCTTTGGGCAGCGAACATCTTTCCTGTTACGAAGTGATTTATGAGGAAGACACACCGCTCTACGCGCAGCTTCAGGCGGGGCAGTTTGATGTGGACGAGGATTTGGCCTGCGGGATGTATGACGAGTTGATCGAACGCGGAGCGCAGGCTGGTTTTGTGCAATATGAAATCGCCAACTTCGCCCGCGACACGCGCGGTGAAAACGGAGTGTTGGCGCGTTGGAGCAATGAGGACCCGGCAATCGTCCCCTCCATCACTCCATCACTCCATCACTCCATTCCCACCCGCGCCTGCCGGCACAACATCAACTATTGGCGTGGCGGTTCGTTTTATGGGTTGGGTCCCAGTGCGACCAGTTATGTGCGCGGCGTCCGGACGAAGAACTGGTCGAACACGCAACGCTATTGCCAGCAGTTGGAACGCGGGGCGCGGGCGATTGAATCGCGCGAAGAACTTTCGCCCCTTTCACGCGCGGGCGAAATTGCGGCGTTCGGTCTGCGGATGAACGCGGGCTGGCCGTTTGCGCAATTCCAACAGATTGCCGGCAACGATCTGCGTCGGGAATGGTCAGACGAGATGAATCAGTTGGTGGGGCAGGGCTGGGGCCGGATTGACCATCATGGCTTCAGGCTGACGCGAGCCGGACTGCGGTTCGCTGATTCTGCCGCCGAGCTGTTTCTGCGCTGA
- a CDS encoding acetyl-CoA carboxylase carboxyltransferase subunit alpha: MKHQLDFEKPIVELENKLEELKKHQETHSLSVNFQQEIQQIEKKIAATRKQVFSNLTAWQRVQLARHPKRPFTLDYLKSTFNDFNELHGDRLFAEDRAVVGGFAKLGDHKVMVIGTQKGRDTKENIMRNFGSAHPEGYRKALRLMRMADKFGLPIITLIDTAGAYPGIGAEERHIAEAIAVNLREMMLFEVSIIAAVIGEGGSGGALGIGVADRVLIMENAYYSVISPEGCAAILWKDRTASAKAAQALKITAKDLLELGFVDEVIPEPLGGAHNDPAMAAESLKKHLLKHLNQLQKLTGEERLKERYAKFRAHGHFVEKQTSAAA, translated from the coding sequence ATGAAGCATCAGCTCGATTTCGAGAAGCCGATTGTTGAGTTGGAGAACAAGCTGGAGGAACTTAAAAAGCACCAGGAAACCCACTCCTTAAGCGTCAATTTCCAGCAGGAAATCCAGCAGATCGAGAAGAAAATCGCCGCCACGCGCAAACAAGTCTTTTCCAACCTCACCGCCTGGCAACGCGTGCAACTGGCCCGCCACCCGAAACGTCCCTTCACCTTGGACTACCTCAAATCCACGTTTAACGATTTCAACGAACTGCATGGTGACCGGTTGTTCGCCGAAGACCGCGCCGTGGTGGGCGGGTTCGCGAAGCTGGGCGACCACAAGGTCATGGTGATCGGCACCCAGAAAGGCCGTGATACCAAGGAAAACATCATGCGCAATTTCGGCTCCGCCCACCCGGAGGGCTATCGCAAGGCGCTTCGTCTGATGCGCATGGCCGACAAGTTCGGTTTGCCGATCATCACCCTCATCGACACCGCGGGCGCGTACCCCGGCATCGGCGCAGAGGAACGTCACATTGCCGAGGCGATTGCCGTCAACCTGCGCGAGATGATGTTGTTCGAGGTGTCTATCATCGCCGCGGTGATTGGCGAAGGCGGTTCCGGAGGCGCTCTGGGCATCGGCGTGGCCGACCGCGTTCTCATCATGGAAAACGCGTACTACTCGGTCATCAGCCCGGAAGGCTGCGCGGCGATTCTTTGGAAAGACCGCACCGCGTCGGCGAAGGCCGCCCAGGCTTTGAAAATCACCGCCAAAGACCTTCTGGAATTGGGTTTTGTGGATGAGGTCATACCCGAACCGCTCGGCGGCGCGCACAATGATCCAGCCATGGCCGCAGAGAGCTTAAAGAAGCATCTACTCAAACATCTCAACCAATTACAAAAGCTCACGGGCGAGGAGCGTCTGAAGGAACGCTACGCCAAGTTTCGCGCGCATGGCCATTTTGTGGAGAAACAAACCTCCGCCGCGGCCTGA